The DNA segment GATGTACAACAAGAGTGGTTCACACCAGAGTTCCTAAATGACATCAAATGTTCGGGAGTACCCAATCACAAGTTGACTTTGAAGCCAGGAGTCGCTGTAATGCTACTGCGAAACATAGACCAGACTTCAGGTTTATGCAACGGGACAAGATTAATAGTTAACGAACTTGGCAGCAATGTAATTGGAGCGACAGTAGTGACCGATAGAAATATTGGAGATAAAGTGTACATTccaagaatgaacttgatcccttCAGATTCAGGATTGCCATTTAAGTTCCAACGGAGACAATTTCCATTGACAGTATGCTTTGCAATGACCATTAACAAGAGTCAGGGTCAATCATTATCACATGTAGGGCTTTATTTGCCAAAATCAGTGTTCACCCATGGACAACTTTATGTTGCTTTGTCAAGAGTTAAGAGTCGCAGTGGCCTCAGAGTTTTAATTCTAGACGAAGACGGCAATCCaaagtcatcaacaacaaatgtcgtgttcaaagaggtttttaataatatttagataagaataatattatttttattttaatagcaTGTTATGATTTATACTTTTGTACAAATATTTACTATAGATATTACTAATTTATCTATAACTCTTTTTTCAgatttgaaatgaaatgtgtAACAAGGAGCACAACATCCTATGCCGATTGCTTTTCTAATGAAGTTAGTAAGATACTAGGTTATCGatcgataaatttttattagccttttatacaaaatttagtgtaaaattaacatgctattattacagttatatatgttcttatttttttcatgtcTCCCTCCTTATGGtttaagaatattataaacttcaaactcttctatttatattttactttaaataaagataaaacaacATATTTAACACGTTTATTATATAACGACGATGATAGTgttatactaaatttaaaaaaaatatggttataaaatattatttttacatagaaaaccaaaaaaaaagataagtcGATTTTTGGTGActtaaataaactaaataaagaaaaataaaatataaaacaaaagaacTTGCTTAAATAGAAGGACAGTTTGATTTAAGACTATTCTTAAACTTCTTCCAAAGTGAGAAAAGCTCcacgtaaaaaaataattgtaactCTATTGACATTTTTACCATAATGTCTGCCACCGTATTTGTATTTAATCTAAGTTAGATTGGtttaatagttaaattattaATCCATTTAAGCTAAGTGTTAGAAGTTTAAATTGGTCTTGTACATACCTCAAActaaaaataccataaaaaaaccaaaaataaaaaaaatataagacgatttaaccataaataaattcaaataaatataattatgtatGTATGTTTGTAACATTATAGGAGTAGTCACGTGCACTATTAGAAGCACGAAAATTGAACAAGAATAATAATGAAATCACAGTTCACAAAAACACCTAATAGAAGAACAAGACACTAAGCTAAATTAATAATGaagaataacaataaaaacaagtgttttaattaattaaactaagCAGCATTAGCAAGAAGATTATTATTAGCAGAAGCAGCAGCACAGGAATATTCACGTTTGACAGCCTTCAAGAGGAGACTATCATGTTCAAGTGCCATCTGAACCGGCAATGATCCAAGCCCATTCGCCATGGCCAGAAGCATCTTCTTTGTTTCCTTCTTGAACTCATTCTTATCTACCCTCCCATTCATGTCGTGGTCAAACTGCACGAACAGCGACTCGTACACACGCGCCACCTCCTCGGGATCGCGCTTCACGTCCACGCCGAAGTGCGTCTCCATCACCCTCAGCCTCTGGAGCTCCTTCATCATCTCCGTGTAAGACAGGAGGCCGTCTTTGTCTGCGTCCAGTTCAGCGAAGAGGTCGCTCACTGATGCGGAGAAAGCCTCTTCGTCTTCCACGAAGCTGGTGATGGTGGTGCCGTCTATGATTTCTACGCTCATGGCTGGTCGTtgatattcaaaattcaaaatcagcttaattagggtttttgtaaCTAAGAATAATTAGAAGAGAGACTAGTGAGCCTTTTTGGTTTTGTTTGATGAAAGGTGGGTCTAATCTTATTTATAGGAATAAGGAGAAGGCGGTTATACGGTAAGCAAACGCAATATCTTTAATCTTTAATAATAGAATTCAATTAaagattgtattttttttttaccaaaaatagaaGACTCGAACTCGCACTTTTTAGTTaatatcttattaatttttttaaattttgatccAAATCACAATGTTTTCAgtcaaattaaattcaaaataaattaaaaaattaatacaatatACATTGCAatcttttgaaataaaattagattagattaaaaaataaatattaaattgataTCACAAACtatataaattttatcttttaaattgatataaatcaTACTCCAGATGTAATCTTATCTTGTTAACagtaacaataaattaaaatatatgtattaataTCTAGTTATTATTactaagataaataataaaaaagaaatataaatatttaaatatacatAGTTcggtaaataattaatttattttattcagtTATAAAAAAAACGTTCCCTTTTTGCGACCGTTGTTCTACTTTAAGTCTTGGGTTTTGAGATACTCTAGAAAGTTCGCCGACCAGGATATGCGCGTTTTTCAAGCAAGCTAATGCAACATTAAGCCTTAACAATTATTTAAtggttatatttttaatacatacaCCATACAAGCATCTATAGGGGGCATTCTCAAAAACAATTGGCCAAAGCCATACAGTAACAGTAGTTTTGTTAAGAATTGGATGTGTGTTTTCATCACAAATATGCTTGTTTGAAAtagtattttataaattaataaagcaagtgataaataaaatattacttcTTAATTGATGAACTTAATTAGatgttaattaaaatttgtt comes from the Arachis duranensis cultivar V14167 chromosome 7, aradu.V14167.gnm2.J7QH, whole genome shotgun sequence genome and includes:
- the LOC107496852 gene encoding uncharacterized protein LOC107496852, whose protein sequence is MSVEIIDGTTITSFVEDEEAFSASVSDLFAELDADKDGLLSYTEMMKELQRLRVMETHFGVDVKRDPEEVARVYESLFVQFDHDMNGRVDKNEFKKETKKMLLAMANGLGSLPVQMALEHDSLLLKAVKREYSCAAASANNNLLANAA